Proteins encoded within one genomic window of Sminthopsis crassicaudata isolate SCR6 chromosome X, ASM4859323v1, whole genome shotgun sequence:
- the LOC141548768 gene encoding ribose-phosphate pyrophosphokinase 1 isoform X4 has translation MLSVAGADHIITMDLHASQIQGFFDIPVDNLYAEPAVLKWIRENIADWKTCCIVSPDAGGAKRVTSIADRLNVDFALIHKERKKANEVDRMVLVGDVKDRVAILVDDMADTCGTICHAADKLLSAGATKVYAILTHGIFSGPAISRINHACFEAVVVTNTIPQEDKMKHCSKIQVIDISMILAEAIRRTHNGESVSYLFSHVPL, from the exons ATGCTGTCTGTAGCAGGAGCAGATCATATAATCACCATGGACCTTCATGCTTCTCAGAttcag GGGTTTTTTGATATCCCAGTGGATAACTTGTATGCCGAGCCAGCTGTCCTGAAGTGGATAAGAGAGAACATTGCCGACTGGAAGACCTGCTGCATTGTATCTCCTGATGCTGGTGGCGCTAAAAG AGTGACTTCGATTGCAGACAGACTGAATGTCGATTTTGCTCTGATTCACAAAGAGCGGAAGAAGGCCAATGAAGTCGACCGGATGGTGCTGGTGGGAGACGTCAAGGACCGAGTAGCCATTCTCGTGGATGACATGGCTGATACTTGTGGTACTATCTGTCACGCAGCAGATAA ACTCCTCTCAGCTGGAGCCACTAAAGTATATGCTATCCTTACTCATGGGATTTTTTCTGGGCCAGCCATTTCTCGGATTAACCATGCCTGCTTTGAGGCGGTTGTAGTTACAAACACAATACCTCAGGAAGACAAGATGAAGCATTGCTCCAAAATACAG GTGATTGACATCTCCATGATCCTGGCCGAAGCCATCCGCAGAACTCACAATGGTGAATCGGTCTCCTACCTGTTCAGTCACGTTCCTTTATAA